The Sporosarcina ureae genomic sequence CATCGTTTGCAGAATCGACAATTAGTATTTCACCATTCCAATTAGGGTATTGCTTGGTAACCTTTTCTTTTAAATCAAATGCTTTGTTTTTTGTTCGGTTATAAAGATAAATTTTTTCAATGTCTCGAACCTCCATAATTGCAAGTATTTGACCAAAAGATTGAACACCACAGCCGATAACCGATAGAGTTCTCGCATCTTCTCTTGCCATATGTTTCGTTGCGACTCCACTTATTGCACCTGTTCTTAACATCGTTAAAGCTGATGCAGCAATATTTGCTACGTGTTGACCAGTTTTTGATTCTGATAACACAATAGTACTTTGGATCCTAGGAATGTTATATTCTTCATTACCAGGAAATATACTCGCAATTTTCACAGCAGAATAATTAATTTCTGGGACAAATGAAGGCATGTATAATGTATGTGCGCCATCCTCACCTTGATGCATAAGCGTTCTAAAAGGTATTACAATTTCAGATCTTTTCGAAAGTGCAAACGCTCTTTCAACATCCTCTATACACTGCTTCATACTATAATTTTTTAGTACATCTTCTTCACTAATAATTAACATAGGCATTCCTCCAGCAAAAAAGTTATTTTGTTAGTACAGTACTGAACCAGGGTACGTATATAAGTACAATTGTAGCTAAAACTAGCGCAATTAAATAAGGAACAGATCCCCTTATGACTGTAGTTACCTTTACTTTAAAGTGACCACTTAATACGAACAAACTAATACCAACAGGTGGCGTTACTTGTGAAATCATCATACATGCTACTGTAATTACACCAAAATGCACCGGATCATAACCTAATGCAAGAATTGTAGGGAAAACAATTGGAATAGTAATATATAAGATTGGTAATGCGTCCAAAAACATACCGAATATGATATATAGCCCTAAAATTGCTAGTAAAATAAGCCAACTCGGGACGCTTAACTCAGATACAAATTGAGTGATTTGAGCCGGAACTTGTATATACATTAATGCTGTTGAAAACAAAACTGCTCCACATAATAATAAGTAAATGACAGTCGTTGTTTTGATTGAAGCAATAAAACTTTTAATAATATTTTTCTTTTTAAAATCCTTACGATTAAAAATGTAACTAATTAGAAGTACGTAGACAACCGCAATTGCTGCTGCTTCAGTTGGTGTGAATATACCTAAATAAATACCGCCCAGTATGATAATCGGCATTAATAATGAAGGTAATCCATAGAGGAATGATTTGATAATTTCTTTCTTACTTGGTCTAACTTGTGACATTGGTTTTACTTTATATGTCAAAATAACAGCAGTAATAATCAATACGGTTGCAATAAATAGTCCAGGTATTATTCCCGCCATAAACATCATTCCGACATCTTGTTGAGTCATTGATGCATAAACAATCATATAAACACTAGGCGGGATCATTTGTCCTAAAGTACCAGAAGTTGCAACGATCCCCATACTTTGTTCTTTTGAATAACCAAGTTTGAGCATCTGTGGAACAACCATTGCCCCAACAGCTACAACCGTTGCGGCAGATGAGCCAGATAGCGCTCCGAAAATCACACAGGACAATACTGCGGCAGATGGCATTCCACCGGGTAAATGACCAACTAAGTTTGTAATGAATTTCAACATTCTTTTTGCCATTCCTAAATCAGTCATTAAATTACCTGCCAATAAAAAATACGGAATAGCCAATAAAATCCAACTGTCAGTTGCAATTAAATATTGCGACACAACAGTTTCAATAGGTAGACCTAAAAAACCAAAGAGTATTGTTCCCCCACTTATACTTAAACTAAGCCATATCGGAGCTCCTATAATTAAAAAAGCTAAAAATATAACTAGACCAATTAATATAATCATACGTAACCCCTACCTTCTATCTGTCGCTTATCGTTTTAATACCTTTTATTATTTCTAGTATTGAATAAAGTAATCCAATAATCATTCCAATTAAAATCGCTAGCGCTGGGACGAATAATAACATTCCACCGGATAAAGTTTTTATATTCATCCCTAGTAAAGAAAATGACCAGTTATATCCACCATAGATTAAAAAAGCAAATGTTAGAGCAAGGACTATATTAATTAGTAAATCAATATAAACCAAAACTTCTTCACTAAGTATTTCATGTAATGCACTCATTTTAATATGTTCATTTTGTCTAATTAATGGTCCCATATAGAAAAACACGCCATAAACAATCGTATAAATCGAAATTTCTGCTAAAATTTCGTGTGAAATTCCAAATGCATATCGCATTATCACATTTGAGAAAGCTAATAAAACACTAATTCCCAACATTGCAATAGCGAAGTATTCCAATAATTTATCTAAATTATCAGTTATTTTATCTAACACGTTTATTTTTTCCATATTTCTAACTCCTCTTTTATCCTCTACTATGCTTATTTTATTTACATTCATCCAGATCAGTGTAATTCGCTATACATATACATGATAGAAAGTAAACGTAAAGAATAAATTATATTACTTAAATAAATAAAAAATCCGTACCATTTTTTTAATATCAATCAAACTGTTGGATACGAATAAGTTACGTTCCTTTCAAAGTGACATTCATTCGTGCAATGTCCTGTATCTAGCGAAACCCATCAAATGTAAAACCTTCCTTGACTACTTTCGCTAGATACAGGAAATACAAAAAACAATATCATATCGAAAAAATACGTAGATAGGGTAGATTGGGAATCCCAATCTACCCTCTTCTTCAAGCTAATTCTTAGTTCAAAGTTATTTTATTGTATGATAATTATCTATTTCATTTCTTCTTTAATTCTTTCTGCTTCTTCAATAAATTCTGCCGCTCGCGGTTCAGTTTTTGCGTAACTATCGTACATGCCCTTTGTTGCCTCTTTCCAATCTTCAATTTCTTCATCTGTTGGATAGTAGGTTTTCACGCCATAATCACTTTCAAGCTTTTCGAAGACATCTTTGCCTTTTTCTCTTACTAACTTATCTGCATACTCTTCTAAGTCTCTGCCTGTTTCAACTAAAATTTCTTGTAGATCTTCTGGTAATGAATTGAACTTATCCATCGAAATCATTACTGGCATAACATAACTAATTAACGGATAAAGCGATTGGGTTTTAATTGGTAATTTACTGTCGTATACATATAATGGAACAATAACCATGCCATCTACTACGCCTTGTTGTAATGCTGTTGGTAATTCAGGTCCTGGAATTGATGTTCCGCTTGCCCCTACCAATTTTAAAGTCTCTGAAGCTATTGGGCCTCCTGGGACTCTAATTTTTAAACCTTTAGCACTTTCGGGGCTGGTGATTACTCTCTTTTCATCTCCGGTCCAAATAGTACCGTACATATCAGTGGAGCTCATTGAAAGTACTTTAACCCCTTTGGATTCCATAAGTCCAGCAATTTTTCTTCCACCATTTTCACTATCAATAAAAGCTTTCTTGTTGTCTAAATATACGTCGTTATCATTCGGGTCATAGTTAAATAGAAATGGTAAATCGAAGAAGTGCCAAATTGGATCGAAACTGCCGGCAATTGCTGAACTTGAGTGAACCATATCAGCTTGCCCTTGAAGCATGGCCGGAATTTCCTGATCACTCGGCATTAGCTGACCATCTGAATAGGTTTCAATTTTCAAACGTCCATTACTACGTTTTTGAACTTCCTCATCAAACCATTCAACATATTTATGGTGCATTGAAGCCTGTGGGTGTGAATGTACTAATCTTAATACATATTCTTCGTCATCATTTTCTTTGTTAACAGCAACTTTTTCTTTCTCGTCTTCGCCACCACAAGCCGTTAGTACTAACAATGCCATTGCTACGAGCAGTAAAAGTAATCTTCTTTTCATAAAATCCCCCCAAATCAGATTTTTTGAAAACGCTTTCTAAATTCACGCTATTTAGTCATTTACGTTTACAGCTTCAGTTTAATTCTTTTTCTTATTGATAGCTATTCACAATATATACAATCTTTGTTTCGAATTCACGTATAAATTTGTGCACTTTATACGTGGTCCTCAATTAGAAGCGTTAATATGTGATGATCCCTAAAATTTAGAGTTTTAAATTGTGCAGCTAATTCGCTGGTGTGAAGACGGTATTGTTCCCAACTCATGCCAGCCAATTTCTATTTGATTCGTTCGTTATTAGAATACTCAATATGTAATTCGAAATCTCGTTTAGTTCTTCGTACGTGCGCTTTGGGACTGAGATATAGTTCACCTCATCAGAACATTTACATTCCGTAATATGAGTCGTTCTACTTTCTTATGGATTGCTATAATTCCTTTATTTCTCAGTGCTTATTGAATTCTACGATAGCTATAACTTCTGTCGTTATCTTCAAATACAGACTGTCTTTTCATAAAGCTTAGTATATCTAGCTTAAATTGAAGAAAACAAACCTTTTTAGTTTTCTTTCTAGCCAATCCTTCTAAACAGTATTTCTTATAGACGTTTACTCAAATCAATATTTGTGTGTTAGCTTTCCCTTTATATTTTCTAGCTAACAAGTCGTATCCAATTCCCCATCAAAATATTCTTGAGCAATTATCATCTAAAATTCCACGCTATATTTAGCCATAAAAAACACCCCGAATGTTAGATTTTCACTCTACTTTCGGGGTGCACCTCAATAAGATGCTTTTTTATATATATATATAAAATAATACAATGATTAAAGTTATTAATATCAATATTTGTAATCATTTTTATTTGATTCATTCTATAGATCAATGAATTTCGATGAAGATGCAAACTACGGGCAGCGTCACTGAAGTTAAATTTACTTTCACAATAAATAAGAAAAGTTTCCGATAATACTTTAAAATTACTGTGATTGATAAATGTATCTAATGTAGAAGAAATACTCTCAAACTTTTTTTTAGGGAGGGAATTAATAATAATATTTAGCTTGCTTGAGAAATCGTTATAATTAAATAAGAAATGTTTTGGATTTGTTTTTTCATTTGACTCCATAGCTATAAGCGCATTGTTATATGATTTTTGTATTCCTTCAATACCACTACTTGGATTTCCTATAGCAATTTTTGCTGACACATTATATCGATTTAACAAAGTATCATTAAGCTGCTGTGCGTATCGTTCAATATCATTAAATAGTTTTTCGGTATCTTCACCGACAACTTTTAATATACAAAACTGTTCAAATGTAAGTCGACCCGTAATATCATGATGATTTACATTAAAGACTTCATTTATTGTTTCGTACAGTTGATCGTAAATTTGTAGTGATGGTTCCGTATTATCGTCGTTATTTTCTCGGCTAATTTGAATAATAATACAGATTCTTTCTTTATGCACGTTAAATCCCATCATATTGCCG encodes the following:
- a CDS encoding sugar diacid recognition domain-containing protein — translated: MLEQIAQKISEDTTKIIGFPVTISDKNGYLIGVNDNSRIGIFDSLLAEVIKTKKLTFFDEEAVKDYPDIFPGVAGPIIVNGQVLGAVGIIGKTGQDIETTNYIRLVKNHIEMICHETLMKEMKSLQSNAVDTLIHYILNYESSRNNIEQITRYGNMMGFNVHKERICIIIQISRENNDDNTEPSLQIYDQLYETINEVFNVNHHDITGRLTFEQFCILKVVGEDTEKLFNDIERYAQQLNDTLLNRYNVSAKIAIGNPSSGIEGIQKSYNNALIAMESNEKTNPKHFLFNYNDFSSKLNIIINSLPKKKFESISSTLDTFINHSNFKVLSETFLIYCESKFNFSDAARSLHLHRNSLIYRMNQIKMITNIDINNFNHCIILYIYIKKHLIEVHPESRVKI
- a CDS encoding TRAP transporter large permease, with product MIILIGLVIFLAFLIIGAPIWLSLSISGGTILFGFLGLPIETVVSQYLIATDSWILLAIPYFLLAGNLMTDLGMAKRMLKFITNLVGHLPGGMPSAAVLSCVIFGALSGSSAATVVAVGAMVVPQMLKLGYSKEQSMGIVATSGTLGQMIPPSVYMIVYASMTQQDVGMMFMAGIIPGLFIATVLIITAVILTYKVKPMSQVRPSKKEIIKSFLYGLPSLLMPIIILGGIYLGIFTPTEAAAIAVVYVLLISYIFNRKDFKKKNIIKSFIASIKTTTVIYLLLCGAVLFSTALMYIQVPAQITQFVSELSVPSWLILLAILGLYIIFGMFLDALPILYITIPIVFPTILALGYDPVHFGVITVACMMISQVTPPVGISLFVLSGHFKVKVTTVIRGSVPYLIALVLATIVLIYVPWFSTVLTK
- a CDS encoding TRAP transporter substrate-binding protein, with the translated sequence MKRRLLLLLVAMALLVLTACGGEDEKEKVAVNKENDDEEYVLRLVHSHPQASMHHKYVEWFDEEVQKRSNGRLKIETYSDGQLMPSDQEIPAMLQGQADMVHSSSAIAGSFDPIWHFFDLPFLFNYDPNDNDVYLDNKKAFIDSENGGRKIAGLMESKGVKVLSMSSTDMYGTIWTGDEKRVITSPESAKGLKIRVPGGPIASETLKLVGASGTSIPGPELPTALQQGVVDGMVIVPLYVYDSKLPIKTQSLYPLISYVMPVMISMDKFNSLPEDLQEILVETGRDLEEYADKLVREKGKDVFEKLESDYGVKTYYPTDEEIEDWKEATKGMYDSYAKTEPRAAEFIEEAERIKEEMK
- a CDS encoding ornithine cyclodeaminase family protein codes for the protein MLIISEEDVLKNYSMKQCIEDVERAFALSKRSEIVIPFRTLMHQGEDGAHTLYMPSFVPEINYSAVKIASIFPGNEEYNIPRIQSTIVLSESKTGQHVANIAASALTMLRTGAISGVATKHMAREDARTLSVIGCGVQSFGQILAIMEVRDIEKIYLYNRTKNKAFDLKEKVTKQYPNWNGEILIVDSANDAVSKADIIVSSTSANTPVFSGEYVNAGTHINAIGSCEPTKQEYDVETLKKANKVIVDTLEGAKGEAGGLVIPNEKGEWSIENIYSELADIVVGEKVGRENKEEITLLDSVGVGFLDTVCAASIYESF
- a CDS encoding TRAP transporter small permease, whose translation is MEKINVLDKITDNLDKLLEYFAIAMLGISVLLAFSNVIMRYAFGISHEILAEISIYTIVYGVFFYMGPLIRQNEHIKMSALHEILSEEVLVYIDLLINIVLALTFAFLIYGGYNWSFSLLGMNIKTLSGGMLLFVPALAILIGMIIGLLYSILEIIKGIKTISDR